The sequence aatatcaaagattatcttaaaagtttttatttacctacctatttccTATTTAGCCTTATGAATGAATATCGAGGGATCTAATTAGTTTATCCGACTGCTGTGAATACGCCTTCTCTGTCTAAGGAAAGAGGGATATAGACCCTACCCTAGACTCAATAGGTGCTTTAGATCCAGCTCTGTGCTTACCGGATCGACAAGTACGACGTACAGAATGACCAGCCAATTTTGGCGGTAGGTATCGCATAGTAGAAATGAagttagttaattataaatatcatatGGTTGTTaacattgtttaatattaagttaaaacctactttataagcaagcAAGGGATGTCAAGCCTTGTGGTCAATTAGCATGGGCCGTCTATGTTCAAATTTGGATATAAGGACGCACAAGAGCAACTTTTGTCTCCGCAACCGTTGAGTTTTCGAACAAAAAATTCTTCTTTTTCCcgtgccgtgctttggcaggtgaacAAGTAAAACGTATCCCCGATCAGTGGATATAATTTGGAGATATTGTTTTTATCTCCTCCtgatgctagccgtgcagggctCATAGTAGAAGACAAAACAGTTGCGCAAACAAAAGTCACTAGTAGGTCGGTAGATGCACAATGTCTTCGTGCTTTTTAGTCTTAAGCTTTTCGTAAGGAATTCGATAGGTATTTGTCGAACATTTACCTAAGGATTAGATAATTGTTGTATGTACCTAAGCACTCTTTTTGAtgaacaaagaaataataaaacactgaGCAAACTTTTAGACAAAATAATTGACTCTATACCAGTTTAGTGACAAAGCTATTTATATAGATGTCTAAATAAGACGTTgtatattttgttaagttttctAGTTGGAAATTTAAACTccttaatacttaattattggTAATTTGTCAGTGAGTTGTGATATTTTGTTGACAATTGTAAGAATTATTTTACTGCAAAAAATtcgtttttgttataatttacggatagattgaatataaaatattattagcaaGTTGATACCACCTGAAGCATAAGCCATTTCATTTCCATTCAATAAAGATGTCTCTATTGGCACGGAATACACAAACCTAAAAAAATCAGACGACGGTGGCTTATGGCTCGGTTAATGTACGACCAACTTTaattttcatgttcatcatgaAACTATGAATTCGTACATATTTTATGAAAAGTTGCACATGTAGGTCCGTTCATATCTTTTATGTTACTGACTTATTttctagatatttatttttaaaacgcttCCGAATTTATATCTGTTTACgagaagatttattattttatttttttatggtacCTATCGGTATGACCTACTTAGGTACCactatgaagttttttttagttctatttTCTGTCAGCTTCATAATACTTTGAAGCTTCTTATCTATTATAGGATTCTTGTTTAGTTTGATATAAATGGGCCTTGATCTGcagtttgaaaattattatctaCCTAGCCCCTAGACACatttcaaaattttgttttatttaaatatgttaccATTTGACAGCCATATCTATTCAAAATAATCGATGAAATTTTgagtaattttgttattataaaaaccaTTAGAAACCTAAACAGTGCTTTTAATTGTTTAAGCGAATAGGATACGTTAAGATTGGGGCCAATAAACCCCTCAGACATCTAGTacctaatttattttgtaaaatgttaaagttttatatgttttcattattatgtTAACGACGTCACTTTCTTTTTGGTtgcttaattttaatgtaacgattttaatacaaaatgtcAAAGAATTAGTTAAGATAGGAAAATTATgtgtttaaatgtaaatatatagatgAAAACATGTATgtagaaatacataaatattatttatgtattaaatttgatattgttttcaaaatttCATCAGCAGTATTATTTCCATCCTTTTTCGCAAGTTTTGAACCTTCCTTCCTATCTAAGGTGAACCGTCGTAGCTTAAGCATAAAACTATCTGTGTAAATTTTAAGCTAATTTTTTTGTCAACGATACATTAAAACTCTCGGTCTATCTCGGAAGATGCTGTTggcaaaaataattttgtttttacggAAATATTCCAAGCATGGCACGTGGAGGCGGCTGGCGATGACCGACGCGCGCCGCTGCGCATACGTTTATTCCGTCACATCGAGATGTGTCCCATCGCCAGCACGTTAGCGGCGTCAAGCATTAGGTTCATCATACGACTAACCACAAGACGCGTCTGTGTACGGTGGTCAGAATATTTCCGTACATTTGTTTCTGTTGTGAGACGCTTCGCCGCGTCGGGAGTCCCGTGGCTAGAACGTAAGGACGCAGGACGCCACGGTGTGGCCCTCGCTTGAGATAATCCTTCATTTACGAATCGAGGaaactattataattaaaattgagttAACAATGAACGACCAGGAggttttgaaatgaaaaacagTATCTAAATCGAAACTATAATGATATTATGACAATAATGATCAAAATGAAAAACAGGACGAAAACATTTTGAGTTTCAAACCAACcttaaaacacattaaactattCGCATTattcatttacataataatagatAGGTAAGGCGATTCTATTATAAATAGAATAGCCTGGATAGCATAAAAAAAGGTAGGTCCATGAATAAATAACATGAATTGGCTTATAAAACTATACTATTTtagtaaaaagttaaataagtaCCAACGGAAACAACGTACGTGtatttagtacctacctatagacCCATAGTAACAGctctttaaaatagaaaaacctgccgtcaatttaatttacatgAGACCCCAGAACGTCTCGCTTAAGTCTCTTGTATACAAGGACGTAATACCAGTAGTTATGTTATGGCTGACCCGGATCCCACTATCCAATGGGAATCTTttgtaatgtacctacctaaaattCTTTTGTTATCCTAAGAATAACATTTACCGTGCGAGGTTTAATTCAAACTAATTGATTTGGACCCGTTCTTTAAACAGATTCTTGCATGTGTCCATCGGGTCTGAGACCTAATGTATACAGAGGAACACTGTCCCCCTGTCCCTGAAAGCtaggctgaagtcctaaccacaagACTATCCTAAACGTCCGATACCCATTTAAAGAACAGACCCGTGCCCCGATGTTCACGGATTCTAAGGATGTACGCACGCCCTTTGTAGGTACTGCTGCAAATTGTATCGGAGCGGTCAATCCACCCAGACAACGGTTACACAAGGGAGCCATTCTTTAAATGCTAGTGAGTTTCGTTCCTTATAACGGTACCTAGATATTAACTTTCTCTCCAAACGTAAGCGATTTTCTACAAATTATGTATCTTATGGTTACCGAAAAATTTGCTGGTAACTGCAATATAAGGCATAACTATAGCCTTAAGTCGAAGCGTTGGGAAACTTAAATCCCTACCTTTAAACGTGCACATTATTACGTCAGAAAGGTTGTTTCTTCCACTGCTCCTGATTAATTACGCAACCTGACAAATCAGCTTAttcataactaaataaaaactgcTATTTATATACCGTAAGACGTAACTAAAGGTTTGGACTGCAGTACCATACCTACTTCCCACTTCGCTTACTGTAGTTAATATATTTCAAAGTATGAATAGAAATTAAGGAAATCAGTGGACAGTTTGATTGGCCTTCTGAATTTCAATCAACGGAAGAATCTGCTGATAAAGTAAGCACCCCCTTATGGCCCCCCCCTTaaaaacgtggcataacgtcgcaGTGACAGGTCACATGATAACTAACAGTACCATTCAAATGTTAGAGCGTAAGGAACACCGCATAACTATTCCGAAGTTATGCCACGTTTTCAATAAGGCCCCATTGGAAtgtgcaaaaaatatattacaaaatttgTGTCGGTATGGATGTTGCACATCAGGTGTCAGAATCGTCGCACTCCTCAACCATGTCGCTGGGTGGGGCCGGAAATCTGGGCGGTCCCCAATTGAGGTACATACTGTCCGTATATATGgccaaaaaaaatgaaaacaaccACCTGGAAATGAAACATGTGTGAGTACCAATTACCTCCCACCATCAATTTGTAATAGGGCAGCAACCTTCGGGTAGAACCctcaacatttacaattttaagaAAGTTTTTTACCATCGTTACatgagcaatatttttttaaagaatctgtataggtatctatataaataagtaaaccaATTTCCAAGCGTTAGTCTCGCAAAAACTCTAAATAGTTAGACCGAATTTGATGATAATATGTGTTTGAGTGGGTCCAGGTAGTGACCTCGGAtttactttcggagggccgagttcgaatcctggcTGTACGcacttctaacatttctaagttatttgaGAATTAAcctatcactttctttaacggtgaaggaaaacatcgtgaggaaaccggcatgcctgagagttctccataatgttctcaaagccgtgtgaagtccaccaatccgcacttggccagcgtggactacggcctaagaccttttcattctgagcagtggcgtgcacttcgtacatgcacaaaagcactgcataccctaaaatttaaatatagctcgtataagagttggattttttccattttatgcaattttccagctgtatgcataccctggtaagaaacccagtgcacgccactgattctgagagacccgtgccttgaaaggggccagtaatgggttgatgttgaGTAGGTGGACTGGCGCTGCAATCAGATTAAAGGATTTTTCTTCATCTGCCAGGAGGGACATCCGGTCCGCTATATGATCAATAAAATAAGGATATGTACTTTAACATACCAGGCTAAGCCGAGGGCAAAGTGTTTCATGTAAAAGCTTTGTTTTTTTCGATACCAGGGATCCCACGGTCCACACGGCACTGGCAAGTCGTTCATGTGAGGTTGGCAAAACACTaggtaataaaaagaaacaatattacctACATCGCATATTTGTACCTATGCTAGGATTTATTTTAATGCGCTTGACTG comes from Pararge aegeria chromosome 9, ilParAegt1.1, whole genome shotgun sequence and encodes:
- the LOC120626334 gene encoding uncharacterized protein LOC120626334 encodes the protein MRSKLTAIYKGFARFTESRKLATKSDSSKDVFCQPHMNDLPVPCGPWDPWYRKKQSFYMKHFALGLAWWLFSFFLAIYTDSMYLNWGPPRFPAPPSDMVEECDDSDT